From Deltaproteobacteria bacterium, one genomic window encodes:
- a CDS encoding ASKHA domain-containing protein: MLVRFQPHNREIQVAKGENLLKAAMEAGIYIQASCGGEGVCGKCRVLIEKGEVESPRGPKLSEEDFQKGIRQACQTRILSDLEVRIPVESELDKRFIARARERISAGRKVSHQELESLVLGWCFNPALHKHYVEMEPPTIKDNRSDLSRVLLAMKKHYGMESISVDSRLLKKLPFILRAEGWRATATLVQTRVESQLGEYQLRGSRRPKLINLEPGDTTLEHFSIVLDIGTTSVWGQLLDLNKRQTLAEASDYNSQIRYGDDVISRIVYSQRPGGLKQLQESVVGTINGIIRELVDKSGVNLARVSHMTAAGNTIMTHLLLGLDPKYLRESPYTPVANFIPPVRASNLGIEVGEHVHLYTFPSVASYVGGDIVSGVLGSGIYQRKPLTLYIDIGTNGEIVIGNSEWLVTAACSAGPAFEGGGIKHGMRATSGAIEDFRIHPQTFEPMLLTIGMVKPKGICGSGLINMVAEFLEAEMISPNGKFNTDLPSQRIRPGPDGMEYVLAYREDTATGADMVITEVDIDNLMRAKAAMYAGYVTLLQSVGLSVGNLEQVVIAGAFGSFIDVERAITIGLLPELPLDRFLFIGNGSLLGARLISFCNEILDDGERISRMMTNIELSESPAFMDNYVAAMFLPHTNSAEFPGVSQRLADKNRQ; the protein is encoded by the coding sequence ATGCTCGTTCGTTTTCAACCTCACAACCGGGAGATTCAAGTCGCCAAAGGAGAGAACTTGCTCAAAGCGGCGATGGAAGCAGGGATCTATATTCAAGCCTCTTGCGGTGGCGAGGGAGTATGCGGGAAATGCCGCGTGCTGATCGAAAAAGGAGAGGTGGAGAGCCCGCGCGGACCGAAGCTCTCTGAAGAAGATTTTCAGAAAGGCATCCGTCAGGCTTGTCAAACCAGGATTTTAAGCGACTTAGAGGTCCGCATTCCGGTTGAGTCAGAATTGGACAAAAGGTTCATTGCCCGGGCGCGAGAGAGGATAAGCGCGGGACGGAAGGTCTCTCATCAGGAATTGGAATCCCTGGTCTTGGGGTGGTGTTTCAACCCGGCCCTGCACAAGCATTACGTGGAAATGGAGCCACCGACGATCAAGGATAATCGCTCCGATCTCTCCCGAGTGCTCCTGGCCATGAAGAAGCATTATGGCATGGAAAGTATCTCGGTGGATTCCCGTTTGCTCAAGAAGTTGCCTTTTATCCTGCGCGCAGAAGGGTGGCGCGCCACGGCCACTCTCGTGCAAACGCGGGTGGAATCGCAATTGGGCGAATACCAGCTGCGCGGGTCCCGGCGGCCCAAACTGATCAACCTGGAACCGGGGGACACCACCCTGGAGCACTTTTCTATCGTATTGGACATAGGAACGACCAGCGTCTGGGGTCAACTTTTGGATTTGAACAAGAGGCAAACGCTGGCCGAAGCTTCGGATTATAACAGCCAGATTCGTTACGGGGATGATGTGATTAGCCGGATCGTGTACTCTCAACGCCCTGGAGGGTTGAAGCAGCTGCAGGAAAGTGTAGTCGGGACGATCAATGGCATCATCCGGGAACTGGTCGACAAATCGGGGGTCAACTTAGCCCGAGTTTCGCATATGACGGCCGCCGGCAATACCATCATGACTCACCTTCTCTTGGGTTTGGACCCGAAGTACCTTCGCGAATCCCCCTACACGCCGGTAGCGAATTTCATTCCTCCCGTGAGGGCGTCGAATTTGGGGATAGAAGTGGGGGAGCACGTCCACCTGTATACCTTTCCTTCCGTGGCTTCCTATGTTGGAGGGGACATCGTTTCGGGCGTGTTGGGTTCGGGAATCTACCAGCGTAAGCCTTTAACGCTGTACATTGACATCGGAACCAACGGGGAAATCGTCATCGGGAATTCGGAATGGCTGGTGACGGCTGCCTGCTCTGCCGGGCCAGCTTTTGAGGGTGGGGGCATCAAACACGGCATGCGGGCGACTTCAGGGGCCATCGAGGATTTCCGTATCCATCCTCAAACCTTCGAGCCCATGCTCCTGACCATTGGCATGGTGAAGCCTAAAGGAATCTGCGGTTCTGGACTGATCAACATGGTGGCGGAGTTTCTGGAAGCGGAGATGATCTCGCCGAACGGAAAGTTCAACACCGATCTGCCCAGCCAGCGCATCCGCCCCGGGCCGGATGGAATGGAGTATGTCCTCGCTTACCGTGAAGATACAGCCACCGGCGCGGACATGGTGATCACGGAAGTAGACATCGACAACCTCATGCGGGCCAAGGCGGCTATGTACGCCGGCTATGTGACCCTTTTGCAATCCGTCGGGCTTTCCGTCGGCAACCTGGAACAAGTAGTCATCGCCGGAGCTTTTGGTTCGTTTATAGACGTGGAGCGGGCTATTACCATCGGACTTTTACCGGAACTACCCTTGGACCGCTTTCTTTTCATCGGCAATGGGTCTCTGCTGGGAGCACGCCTAATTTCCTTCTGTAACGAGATACTGGATGATGGGGAAAGAATTTCCCGGATGATGACCAATATCGAATTGAGCGAAAGCCCCGCTTTCATGGACAACTATGTAGCGGCTATGTTTTTGCCCCATACCAACTCCGCGGAATTCCCCGGAGTGAGCCAGCGACTGGCGGATAAGAACAGGCAATAG
- a CDS encoding methylenetetrahydrofolate reductase, translating into MKAGSNLEKILSSGGFAVTGELGPPKGADVSVIERKASLLKGNVDAINVTDNQTAIVRMSSIAVGAILQRMGLEATMQMVCRDRNRIAIQSDIFGAYGLGIRNILCLSGDHQKFGNHPTAKNVFDLDSIQLIQTVKLMRDEHKVLGGDEIEGVPAMFIGAAANPFADPFEYRVIRLAKKVAAGVDFIQTQCIYDMDKFERFMQMVRDRGLHEKVHILAGVTPLKSVGMARYMKEKVAGMEVPDEIIVRMKSAGKEKAREEGLNICVEQIQRLRKIEGVHGIHLMAIEWEDAVHSIVERAGLLPRPQV; encoded by the coding sequence ATGAAAGCGGGAAGCAATTTAGAAAAGATTCTCTCCAGTGGCGGGTTTGCCGTAACCGGAGAACTGGGGCCGCCCAAGGGAGCCGATGTATCGGTCATCGAACGCAAAGCCAGCCTGCTGAAGGGCAATGTGGATGCCATCAACGTCACGGATAACCAGACGGCCATCGTGCGGATGTCATCCATCGCTGTAGGGGCGATTCTCCAGCGTATGGGGCTGGAGGCTACCATGCAGATGGTCTGCCGAGACCGCAACCGCATTGCCATCCAGAGCGATATTTTTGGGGCCTATGGCCTGGGCATCCGCAATATCCTTTGCCTCTCGGGTGACCATCAGAAATTCGGCAATCACCCTACGGCCAAGAATGTTTTCGACCTGGACTCCATCCAATTAATCCAGACCGTCAAGCTCATGCGCGATGAACATAAGGTGCTGGGAGGGGATGAGATCGAGGGGGTTCCGGCGATGTTTATCGGGGCCGCGGCCAATCCTTTCGCAGACCCTTTTGAATACCGGGTTATCCGCCTGGCGAAAAAGGTGGCCGCGGGGGTGGATTTCATCCAGACCCAGTGCATTTACGACATGGATAAATTTGAACGCTTCATGCAGATGGTGCGGGACCGAGGGCTGCACGAAAAAGTGCACATCCTGGCGGGGGTAACCCCCTTGAAATCCGTGGGTATGGCCCGCTACATGAAAGAAAAGGTTGCCGGAATGGAAGTGCCCGACGAAATCATCGTCCGCATGAAGAGCGCCGGGAAAGAAAAAGCCAGAGAAGAAGGATTAAACATCTGCGTGGAACAAATTCAACGGCTGCGCAAGATCGAAGGGGTGCATGGCATTCATCTCATGGCGATCGAGTGGGAAGATGCGGTGCATAGCATCGTGGAGCGTGCCGGGCTCCTTCCCCGGCCCCAGGTATAA